In a genomic window of Syngnathus typhle isolate RoL2023-S1 ecotype Sweden linkage group LG4, RoL_Styp_1.0, whole genome shotgun sequence:
- the rnaset2 gene encoding ribonuclease T2 has protein sequence MSLRYPLLFCLAAVSAFAISPPHMWTKLILTHHWPNTFCSVEACHHPNITYWTLHGLWPNKGALCNASWHFNTSEIKDLLPDMEKSWPDLLKPASSGFWKYEWSKHGTCAAKAPALNSQHKYFSKALELYHKLDLDSILRKFDIIPSEKYYKFSQIEAVIENFYGVTPKIQCVHPSKNGDVQVLAQIEICFSPDFSLLDCEKEISSSPYSVCDEDTPVYYPPL, from the exons ATGAGTCTGAGGTATCCTCTTCTGTTCTGTCTGGCAGCAGTCTCTGCCTTTGCTATATCCCCCCC ACACATGTGGACCAAACTCATCCTCACCCACCACTGGCCCAACACTTTCTGTTCT GTGGAGGCCTGTCATCATCCTAACATCACCTACTGGACACTGCATGGACtctg GCCTAACAAAGGCGCTCTTTGTAATGCATCATGGCATTTCAACACATCTGAAATAAAG gACTTGCTCCCAGACATGGAGAAGTCTTGGCCTGACTTACTGAAACCTGCATCATCTGGATTTTG GAAGTACGAATGGTCCAAACATGGCACATGTGCTGCCAAAGCACCCGCGCTTAACAGTCAACATAAGTACTTCAGCAAGGCACTGGAACTGTACCATAAACTGGACTTGGATAG TATCTTGAGGAAATTTGACATTATCCCATCTGAAAAATATTACAAa TTTTCTCAAATCGAAGCAGTCATAGAAAACTTCTATGGCGTCACACCTAAGATACAATGTGTCCATCCATCGAAG AATGGCGATGTGCAGGTTTTGGCTCAGATCGAGATTTGTTTCAGCCCCGACTTCTCCCTCTTGGATTGTGAGAAAGAGATCTCTTCCTCTCCATACAGTGTCTGTGATGAAGACACACCAGTTTACTATCCACCTCTTTAA
- the rps6ka2 gene encoding ribosomal protein S6 kinase alpha-2, with protein sequence MDTSTRKFTVKRWFSIYLKNKAARNKNATGFCQLEDDSILKEIDISHHVKEGFEKADPSQFQLLKVLGQGSYGKVFLVRKIRGVDRGQLYAMKVLKKATLKVRDRVRSKMERDILAEVNHPFIVKLHYAFQTEGKLYLILDFLRGGDLFTRLSKEVMFTEEDVKFYLAELALALDHLHSLGIIYRDLKPENILLDEEGHIKITDFGLSKEAIDHDKRAYSFCGTIEYMAPEVVNRRGHTQSADWWSFGVLMFEMLTGSLPFQGKDRKETMALILKAKLGMPQFLSPEVQSLLRALFKRNPANRLGAGPDGVDEIKSHCFFASIKWNKLYRKEIRPPFKPTIGRPEDTFHFDPEFTSRTPTDSPGIPPSANTHQLFRGFSFVATNQSQEPSVANVLPARQEGNTINPIAKHLRGDVAFSDIYELKEELGQATNSVYKRCLHRVTAVEYSVKIIDRGRKDPSEEIEILLRYGQHPNINTLKDVFDDGQRVYLVQNLLRGGELLDRVLTVPNFIEKDASDIICTLTKTVEYLHSQGVVHRDLKPSNICYCDDRGLPECIRICDFGFAKQLRAENGLLMTPCYTATFMAPEVLKKQGYDAACDIWSLGILLYTMIAGFSPFASSPEDSAEEILAQIGCGKFIISGGNWDLVSDAAKDIVTKMLHVDPHQRLTAPQVLRHPWIVGRDQLSDKVLKRQDMLTVKGALSATYSALRRCTPAPVLEPVQSSSLAQRREMKKVGSTVIHSDLKEKG encoded by the exons ATGGACACCAGCACGCGAAAATTCACTGTGAAGAGATGGTTTTCCATCTACCTGAAGAACAAGGCCGCCCGGAACAAGAACGCGACGGGATTCTGTCAGCTGGAG GATGACAGCATACTCAAGGAGATAGACATCAGCCACCATGTTAAAGAAGGCTTTGAGAAAGCTGACCCGTCTCAGTTCCAGCTACTCAAGGTGCTTGGACAGGGATCCTATGGAAAG GTATTTTTGGTGCGAAAGATCAGAGGGGTGGACAGAGGACAACTGTATGCAATGAAAGTCCTGAAAAAAGCCACGCTTAAAG TTCGAGACCGTGTGCGATCCAAGATGGAGAGAGACATTTTGGCAGAGGTCAACCACCCATTTATAGTCAAACTGCACTACG cCTTCCAGACAGAAGGGAAGCTCTACCTAATCCTAGACTTCCTCCGAGGGGGAGACCTTTTCACTCGTCTATCAAAAGAG gtgATGTTTACAGAAGAGGATGTCAAGTTTTACCTTGCAGAATTGGCTTTGGCATTGGACCACTTGCACAGCTTGGGAATCATCTACAGGGACCTCAAACCTGAAAA CATTCTTCTGGATGAAGAAGGACATATAAAGATAACCG ACTTTGGTTTGAGTAAGGAAGCAATCGACCATGACAAAAGAGCCTATTCCTTCTGTGGAACCATAGAGTATATGGCTCCAGAGGTGGTGAACAGGAGGGGGCATACACAAAGCGCTGACTGGTGGTCATTTGGGGTCTTAATg TTTGAGATGCTGACAGGATCGTTGCCATTCCAAGGAAAAGATCGTAAAGAAACAATGGCCCTTATTCTAAA gGCCAAGTTGGGGATGCCACAGTTCCTTAGTCCTGAGGTGCAGAGTTTATTAAGAGCACTCTTCAAGAGGAACCCTGCTAACCGTCTAG GTGCAGGACCAGATGGGGTGGATGAAATCAAGAGTCattgtttctttgcatcgatcaAGTGGAAT AAATTGTACAGGAAAGAAATTCGGCCACCATTCAAGCCAACCATTGGAAGACCCGAGGACACTTTTCACTTTGACCCGGAGTTCACCTCCAGAACACCCACTG ACTCTCCTGGCATCCCACCCAGTGCAAACACACACCAGCTGTTCCGTGGTTTCAGTTTTGTTGCCACCAATCAAAGTCAAGAACCAAGTGTGGCCAACGTTCTGCCTGCCCGCCAGGAGGGCAACACCATTAATCCGATTGCAAAG CATCTCCGAGGTGATGTGGCCTTCAGTGACATTTATGAGTTGAAGGAGGAATTAGGCCAGGCAACCAACTCAGTCTACAAGAGATGTCTTCATAGAGTGACTGCTGTGGAATATTCAGTGAAG ATTATTGATAGAGGAAGGAAAGATCCATCTGAAGAGATTGAGATTCTTCTAAGATATGGACAGCATCCCAATATCAACACATTGAAGGAC GTGTTTGATGATGGCCAACGTGTATACCTGGTTCAGAATTTGTTGAGAGGAGGTGAGCTGCTTGACAGAGTTTTGACCGTGCCAAATTTCATAGAGAAAGATGCGTCCGACATCATCTGCACACTGACCAAGACTGTGGAGTATTTACATTCCCAGGGG GTTGTGCATAGGGATCTGAAACCCAGCAACATTTGCTACTGTGATGACAGAGGACTCCCAGAATGCATCAGGATATGCGATTTCGGTTTTGCCAAACAGCTGCGAGCTGAAAATGGCTTACTGATGACCCCATGTTACACAGCAACGTTCATGGCACCGGAG GTTCTAAAGAAGCAGGGTTATGATGCTGCTTGTGACATTTGGAGCTTGGGAATCTTGCTGTACACCATGATTGCTGG TTTCAGTCCATTTGCCAGCAGTCCTGAAGACTCAGCAGAGGAAATTCTCGCTCAAATTGGTTGTGGTAAATTCATCATAAGCGGAGGTAACTGGGACTTGGTGTCAGACGCTGCCAAG GATATTGTGACTAAGATGCTCCATGTTGACCCCCATCAACGCCTGACTGCCCCTCAG gtcCTTCGCCATCCTTGGATTGTGGGGAGAGACCAGCTCTCTGATAAAGTCCTCAAAAGACAAGATATGCTCACTGTTAAG GGCGCGCTGTCCGCCACCTATTCAGCCTTGAGGCGTTGTACTCCAGCTCCGGTCCTAGAACCTGTTCAGTCCTCCAGCTTGGCTCAGCGGAGAGAAATGAAGAAAGTTGGGAGTACAGTCATTCATTCAGACCTTAAAGAAAAGGGGTAG